A DNA window from Primulina tabacum isolate GXHZ01 chromosome 12, ASM2559414v2, whole genome shotgun sequence contains the following coding sequences:
- the LOC142520850 gene encoding uncharacterized protein LOC142520850: MAVNHKDQALKKATISKNTRNNANHVLDFVRKKDRNEQKDASSDCSGKIKEVDDAELAFRLHRAMNSSPRILRDKCQGEIKVKIGVLIVQRLKEIIGVTSRVCVLMLMKSLESSPPRCFRSLPEKKFGKKNTLPSIKWRNIVTLKLQPKFLVSLPAKTGFVIDIILKD, translated from the exons ATGGCCGTAAATCACAAAGATCAAGCATTGAAGAAGGCCACGATCTCCAAGAACACTAGAAATAATGCGAATCACGTTTTAgattttgtgagaaagaaagatagGAACGAGCAGAAGGATGCGAGTTCTGATTGCAGTGGAAAAATTAAGGAGGTTGATGATGCAGAGTTGGCTTTTAGATTGCATAGAGCAATGAATAGTTCTCCAAGGATTTTGAGGGATAAGTGCCAG GGGGAGATCAAAGTGAAGATCGGAGTTCTAATAGTGCAGAGATTGAAAGAAATAATTGGAGTTACAAGCAGAGTTTGTGTTCTGATGCTAATGAAGAG CTTGGAGTCTTCTCCTCCCAGGTGTTTCAGGAGTCTCCCCGagaaaaaatttggaaaaaaaaacact CTCCCATCTATAAAATGGAGAAACATTGTAACATTGAAATTGCAGCCCAAGTTTCTGGTGTCTCTTCCAGCCAAG ACGGGGTTCGTCATAGATATCATCTTGAAGGATTAA